The proteins below are encoded in one region of Sphingobacterium sp. R2:
- a CDS encoding TonB-dependent receptor has translation MFKPIKVVFCFSSILFCVQQAYSQQSKSISGFVRDSISGENIIGAVIRNDTEKKSTASNKYGFFSLSLRDGSKPMEVSSVGYKTKVFSVQFDKDSTYIIQLVPEENQLAEVTVTGNRRKSIKDLTPGLTQFSPKEIEKVPVLFGEKDILKTIQLFPGVTSGGEGSSNFYVRGGGGDQNLILLDEAPVYNSSHLFGFFSTFNSDAIKDVNFYKGGVPAQYGGKISSVMEITTLDGNNQHFNVEGGLGLIASRLKLEGPIQKGKSSFMISGRRTYADLFLKLSSDENIKKSALFFYDLNAKLNYRINDKNTLYLSGYFGKDAMAYHDLFDFNWGNATATMRWNHVWSNRLFSNTTLIFSKFNYQVKIEDDNNFKIRSDIFNYNFKQDFQYNLSDRHNLKFGLQAALQEIRPASIEAGEDSKVNSLQIQHRKGADVAAYLTDDWSITDRLKLNYGLRASAYATLGPGTFYTFDSAGEAVDSTYVGNGKLGKKYFYLEPRVSLNYAINDLTTLKASFNTNVQYLHQLSNTTSSLPTDQYVLSNNTIKPQLSNQYSLGYFRNFASNRYEFSVEGYYRDLKNQIDYRNGADLQANELLEGELLFGKGRAYGIEWFLKKRLGRFSGWLSYTLSKSERQFEQINDGQWFNARQDKTHNIAIVAQYQLNPKWNLSANFVYYTGDAVTMPAGKYFVDDRTIFYYDKRNGQRMPAYHRLDLAATYDIKRTKNSYSSLSFGLYNAYNRKNAYLIDFREKEGQSNVTEIYRIALFGTIPSITWNFKF, from the coding sequence ATGTTTAAGCCTATAAAGGTTGTTTTTTGTTTTTCTTCCATTTTGTTCTGCGTGCAGCAGGCATATAGCCAACAGTCTAAGTCTATTTCTGGGTTCGTTAGGGACAGTATTAGTGGTGAAAATATTATTGGTGCCGTAATACGAAATGATACTGAAAAGAAATCCACCGCTTCAAATAAATATGGTTTTTTTAGCTTGTCGCTTCGTGATGGAAGCAAACCGATGGAGGTTTCTTCTGTAGGTTATAAGACCAAAGTATTCTCTGTTCAATTTGATAAGGACTCTACGTATATTATTCAGTTGGTGCCAGAAGAAAATCAACTGGCGGAAGTGACGGTAACAGGAAATAGACGGAAATCCATTAAGGATCTGACTCCCGGGCTTACCCAGTTCAGTCCAAAAGAAATTGAAAAGGTTCCTGTATTATTTGGGGAAAAGGATATTCTAAAAACCATTCAGCTATTTCCGGGAGTGACCAGTGGTGGTGAAGGAAGCAGTAATTTTTACGTGCGTGGCGGTGGTGGCGACCAAAATCTAATCTTATTGGACGAAGCGCCTGTATATAATAGCTCGCACTTGTTCGGTTTTTTCTCAACATTTAATTCCGATGCGATCAAGGATGTTAATTTCTATAAGGGGGGCGTTCCAGCTCAATATGGAGGTAAAATATCCTCGGTAATGGAAATAACAACCCTGGATGGAAATAATCAGCATTTCAATGTGGAAGGTGGGTTGGGGCTTATCGCTTCGAGGCTTAAACTGGAGGGGCCGATTCAAAAAGGCAAGAGCTCATTTATGATCTCCGGTAGACGTACTTATGCTGATCTTTTCTTAAAGCTTTCAAGTGATGAGAATATTAAGAAGAGTGCGCTCTTTTTTTATGACCTCAATGCAAAATTAAATTATCGCATCAATGATAAGAATACACTTTACTTGTCTGGATATTTCGGCAAGGATGCGATGGCTTATCATGATTTGTTTGACTTCAATTGGGGAAATGCGACTGCAACCATGCGCTGGAACCATGTGTGGAGCAATAGGTTGTTTAGCAATACTACGCTTATTTTTAGCAAATTCAATTATCAGGTTAAGATTGAGGATGATAACAACTTTAAAATCCGTTCAGACATCTTTAATTATAATTTTAAACAAGATTTCCAATACAATCTTTCGGACCGTCACAATCTAAAATTTGGATTGCAGGCAGCCTTGCAGGAAATCCGACCGGCAAGTATCGAAGCTGGCGAAGATTCGAAGGTGAATTCATTGCAAATTCAACATCGCAAGGGTGCTGATGTTGCTGCTTATTTAACCGATGACTGGTCTATTACCGATCGTTTAAAATTAAATTACGGACTGAGGGCATCCGCTTACGCAACATTGGGGCCGGGTACATTTTATACCTTCGATTCTGCAGGTGAGGCCGTAGATTCTACCTATGTGGGAAATGGCAAGTTGGGTAAAAAGTACTTCTATCTGGAACCTCGCGTTTCCTTAAACTACGCTATCAATGATTTAACGACGTTAAAGGCTTCTTTTAATACCAATGTTCAGTATCTGCATCAATTGAGCAATACAACCAGTAGTCTTCCTACAGATCAATATGTACTGAGCAATAATACGATTAAACCCCAGCTATCCAATCAGTATTCGCTTGGTTACTTTCGGAATTTTGCATCCAACAGATATGAATTCTCTGTTGAAGGTTATTACCGAGATTTAAAGAACCAGATTGATTATAGGAATGGCGCCGATCTACAGGCAAATGAATTGCTGGAAGGAGAATTGCTGTTTGGAAAAGGTAGAGCGTACGGTATTGAATGGTTTCTGAAAAAGAGACTGGGGCGATTTAGCGGCTGGCTGAGTTATACTTTATCCAAAAGTGAGCGGCAATTTGAACAAATTAATGATGGTCAATGGTTTAACGCACGTCAGGACAAAACGCATAATATAGCTATTGTAGCGCAGTATCAGTTAAATCCGAAGTGGAATTTAAGCGCGAATTTCGTATACTATACAGGAGACGCTGTAACGATGCCCGCGGGGAAATATTTTGTTGACGATCGTACGATCTTTTATTACGATAAAAGAAATGGGCAGCGGATGCCTGCTTATCACCGCCTGGATTTGGCAGCAACTTATGATATTAAGCGGACAAAGAATAGCTACTCGAGCTTGTCGTTTGGTCTTTATAATGCTTATAATCGAAAAAATGCTTATTTGATCGACTTTAGAGAAAAAGAAGGGCAATCCAATGTCACCGAGATTTATCGGATAGCATTATTTGGGACGATCCCATCGATTACTTGGAATTTTAAATTTTAG
- a CDS encoding DUF4249 family protein: MKKILGVIAVALFTLGSCEDKIDLELPENTGQLVITADLMVSDQQHEISIQKVVSIKDSLFSPITDAEVSVKNMQNNRTYMFQAGADGLYTNKTLRLQEKVTYQLQVKTADGREIQGVSKVPSYVDVDSIGLSERIIFTDTIYYPTLVFIDPPEKGNYYKYKMSVNGGKLRFIDVFNDKYNNGLEVQHDIVDRDRDLKVGDRVRILRQCIDVGAYNYWNSFQMINPGSASPSNPISNLSNNALGYFSVSVGKYYESEVTFVRSKP, encoded by the coding sequence ATGAAGAAGATATTAGGAGTTATAGCTGTTGCATTATTTACTTTAGGGAGCTGCGAGGACAAAATAGATTTGGAACTGCCCGAAAATACAGGTCAATTGGTTATCACCGCAGATTTGATGGTTTCGGATCAACAACATGAGATTAGTATACAGAAGGTTGTAAGCATTAAAGACTCTCTATTTTCTCCGATAACAGATGCGGAGGTGAGCGTTAAGAATATGCAAAATAATCGCACTTATATGTTTCAAGCGGGAGCTGATGGGCTGTATACCAATAAAACATTACGGTTACAGGAAAAGGTCACTTACCAGTTGCAGGTAAAGACCGCTGATGGAAGGGAGATCCAAGGGGTATCAAAGGTTCCCAGCTATGTGGATGTGGATTCTATTGGGCTTTCAGAGCGAATTATTTTTACTGACACGATTTACTATCCGACCCTCGTATTTATCGATCCACCGGAAAAAGGTAACTATTATAAGTATAAAATGTCGGTCAATGGAGGTAAATTACGTTTTATTGATGTCTTTAACGATAAGTATAACAATGGCTTAGAGGTGCAGCACGATATTGTCGACCGTGATAGAGATTTGAAAGTTGGTGATCGCGTGCGTATCCTACGTCAATGTATCGATGTAGGCGCCTACAATTACTGGAATAGTTTTCAAATGATTAATCCCGGTTCGGCTTCACCATCTAATCCGATTTCAAATTTAAGCAACAATGCACTGGGGTATTTCAGTGTCAGTGTAGGTAAATATTACGAATCTGAGGTGACGTTTGTTAGAAGTAAACCTTAA
- a CDS encoding polysaccharide deacetylase family protein — protein sequence MYFVKSPFFLRWLYPKSIWNMPRHEKKVYLTFDDGPIPEITPFILDILKKYQAKATFFCVGENIKKNPHLFQRILDEGHQVGNHTYNHLKGWETNDEQYLANVAKCQELTQTDLFRPPYARATKSQLRQLYKKYRVIMWDIMSGDFDPNLSPQKCLENVLPNIKNGSVIIFHDNIKAIPRVEYVLPKTIEFLLKNHYQLSRID from the coding sequence ATGTATTTTGTCAAATCTCCATTTTTCCTTAGATGGCTATATCCCAAATCAATATGGAATATGCCACGTCATGAAAAAAAAGTCTATCTTACTTTTGACGATGGTCCAATTCCTGAAATTACACCTTTTATACTCGATATCCTAAAAAAATATCAGGCAAAGGCAACATTTTTTTGTGTTGGTGAAAATATTAAAAAAAATCCACATTTGTTTCAACGAATTTTAGATGAAGGGCATCAGGTAGGCAACCATACTTACAACCACCTCAAAGGCTGGGAAACAAATGATGAGCAGTATTTGGCAAATGTTGCGAAATGCCAGGAACTGACCCAGACCGATCTTTTTCGTCCGCCTTATGCCCGAGCAACAAAATCCCAACTCCGTCAACTCTATAAAAAATACCGAGTGATCATGTGGGATATTATGTCTGGTGATTTTGATCCGAATTTAAGTCCCCAGAAATGCCTAGAAAACGTTCTGCCCAACATTAAAAATGGCTCTGTTATCATTTTTCATGATAATATCAAAGCCATTCCTCGTGTCGAATATGTTCTACCTAAAACAATAGAGTTTTTATTAAAAAATCACTATCAGCTTTCGAGAATAGATTAA
- a CDS encoding TolC family protein, with protein sequence MKRFYYSAVVFTGLFLGTNDLVQAQQVVGVAEAIRMTLERNVQIKQAALNKDLAEQDLFQAKSNLLPNLSASVDQSFRYGFGFDLTSGRIVNNTWTKGTSGSVGSSVNLFQGFQQINQIKANKLQLESTATQVDKIKNDLVLNVLVNYLEAITNHEMMVASDDQIALSKQQFSLDSIQFAVGNKTIADLAKSKNQVATNELNKVNLKNSYEMSLLTLKQLMEMPPETPISLERPSLESILVHAVDKNAVDVYQKALTLQPDIHKSALDKEVALKQIDIAKGGYYPTLNLNVSYGTNYSSATTRQTDPLDPATLFRVPFGQQISDNKSFFTGLSLAIPIFSRNQNKVNVAKAKIGLKQAEASEQLAKNNLNKAVNQAVLDVNAAKQRYSSATVAFESAETAFKATKERYDIGMANSLELFTAQTERNKAEFDLIQAKYNVIFRSKIIDYYLGNPIQFDNN encoded by the coding sequence ATGAAAAGATTTTATTATTCTGCAGTAGTATTTACTGGGTTATTTCTAGGAACTAATGATTTGGTTCAAGCCCAACAGGTTGTGGGGGTGGCAGAAGCCATTCGTATGACATTGGAACGGAACGTACAGATAAAACAAGCGGCGCTGAACAAAGACCTTGCTGAGCAGGACTTGTTTCAGGCAAAAAGTAATTTATTGCCGAACCTGAGTGCTAGCGTGGATCAAAGTTTTCGTTATGGCTTTGGTTTCGATTTAACTTCCGGACGAATCGTCAATAACACCTGGACAAAAGGAACCAGTGGCTCGGTGGGATCAAGTGTCAATTTATTTCAGGGCTTTCAACAGATCAATCAGATCAAAGCGAATAAGTTGCAACTGGAGTCTACGGCGACTCAGGTGGATAAGATCAAGAATGACCTTGTGCTCAATGTGTTGGTTAATTATTTGGAAGCTATTACCAATCATGAGATGATGGTTGCGAGTGATGACCAGATCGCTTTGTCGAAACAGCAATTTTCACTGGACTCCATCCAGTTTGCAGTTGGTAATAAAACGATTGCCGATCTTGCCAAATCAAAAAATCAGGTTGCTACAAATGAATTGAACAAAGTTAATTTGAAAAATTCATATGAAATGTCTTTGTTGACCTTGAAGCAGCTGATGGAAATGCCTCCTGAAACGCCTATTTCCTTGGAACGTCCAAGCTTGGAATCTATATTGGTTCATGCAGTGGATAAAAATGCGGTGGATGTCTACCAGAAAGCGCTCACATTGCAGCCGGATATTCATAAGTCTGCATTGGATAAAGAGGTCGCATTGAAACAAATCGATATTGCAAAGGGGGGCTATTATCCAACACTCAATTTGAACGTGAGTTATGGAACGAATTACTCATCTGCGACAACAAGGCAAACAGATCCATTGGATCCTGCGACCCTTTTTAGAGTACCTTTTGGCCAACAAATATCGGATAACAAGTCTTTTTTTACCGGTTTATCTCTTGCTATTCCAATTTTTTCAAGAAATCAGAATAAAGTAAATGTGGCCAAGGCAAAGATCGGTTTGAAACAGGCTGAAGCCTCCGAGCAATTGGCAAAAAATAACTTAAACAAGGCCGTTAATCAGGCTGTATTGGATGTGAATGCGGCCAAACAACGCTATAGCTCGGCTACCGTAGCATTTGAAAGTGCTGAAACAGCATTTAAGGCGACAAAAGAACGTTACGATATTGGTATGGCGAATTCACTGGAGTTGTTTACTGCTCAAACGGAACGAAATAAGGCCGAATTTGACCTTATTCAAGCAAAATATAATGTAATATTCAGATCAAAGATCATTGATTATTACCTCGGAAATCCAATTCAATTCGATAACAATTAA
- a CDS encoding efflux RND transporter periplasmic adaptor subunit, producing the protein MAKKKRSIGKIILIIVVLLVVLGFIGFKAGWFGKGEITKVAVDVVKEMDVDELVSASGKIQPEVEVKLSSEVSGEVVELNIKEGDFVKKGQVLCRIKPDILQSGYDRSVAAMNSQRANLAAAQQQLKQQEENFKNVAATYKRNQELFEKRVISASEMDKSSAEYHAAQASIQAQRETVRSTKYGIDQSQASVKEAQDNLNRTTIYAPSDGIISLLSIEKGERVVGTAQMAGTEIMRIANMSSMEVNVDVNENDINNVRVGNQAEIEVDAFKDRKFKGVVTEIASSSKNIATTTTATSSTDQVTNFNVKVRISAESYQDLMKENVASPFKPGLSATVQIFTKHDKGLVVPIQSVTVRSDDKDSTNTNKKVDEYVFVLKDKIVKQVLVKTSIQDDKNIIVTSGLKKGDEVVSRPFDAISKTLKDGSQVEKVDKSKL; encoded by the coding sequence ATGGCAAAGAAAAAACGTAGCATTGGAAAAATTATATTGATTATAGTAGTGCTCTTGGTAGTCCTTGGTTTTATAGGTTTTAAAGCAGGCTGGTTTGGCAAAGGAGAGATTACCAAAGTCGCGGTGGATGTAGTAAAAGAGATGGATGTTGATGAATTAGTTTCTGCAAGTGGGAAGATTCAGCCTGAAGTGGAGGTTAAACTGAGTTCAGAGGTATCTGGAGAGGTTGTTGAGCTTAACATTAAAGAAGGTGATTTTGTTAAAAAAGGACAAGTACTCTGTCGGATCAAACCAGATATTTTGCAATCTGGTTATGATCGATCTGTTGCAGCAATGAATTCACAGCGAGCCAATTTAGCCGCTGCGCAACAGCAATTAAAACAACAGGAAGAAAACTTCAAAAATGTAGCTGCTACCTATAAACGGAATCAGGAACTTTTTGAAAAACGTGTTATTTCTGCCTCAGAAATGGATAAAAGTTCGGCCGAATATCATGCAGCACAGGCTTCTATCCAAGCACAAAGAGAGACTGTACGTTCTACAAAGTATGGAATTGATCAATCGCAGGCATCAGTAAAAGAAGCACAGGACAATTTAAATCGGACGACAATTTATGCGCCATCTGATGGTATCATTTCCTTGTTGTCTATCGAAAAGGGAGAGCGTGTGGTTGGAACGGCACAGATGGCCGGTACAGAAATTATGCGTATTGCCAATATGAGTTCGATGGAGGTAAATGTCGATGTAAATGAAAATGATATTAACAATGTAAGAGTAGGGAATCAAGCTGAGATTGAAGTCGATGCTTTTAAGGACAGAAAGTTTAAAGGTGTTGTGACCGAAATCGCTAGCTCGTCTAAAAACATCGCAACGACAACTACGGCGACATCATCGACAGATCAGGTGACAAATTTTAATGTAAAAGTTCGCATCAGCGCAGAATCGTATCAAGACTTGATGAAAGAGAATGTGGCATCGCCATTTAAACCGGGTCTGTCTGCAACAGTTCAGATATTTACAAAACACGATAAAGGACTGGTTGTCCCGATTCAATCGGTAACCGTGCGCTCTGATGATAAAGACTCTACAAATACAAATAAGAAAGTTGATGAATATGTATTTGTCCTAAAAGATAAAATAGTTAAGCAGGTTTTGGTTAAGACAAGTATTCAGGATGATAAAAATATCATTGTTACTTCAGGACTGAAAAAAGGAGACGAGGTCGTTTCTAGACCATTTGATGCGATTTCCAAAACCTTAAAAGACGGTAGTCAAGTTGAAAAAGTTGATAAGTCAAAGTTATAA
- a CDS encoding helix-hairpin-helix domain-containing protein, whose amino-acid sequence MKRLLAYFKFSKTEQNGFFIILVIIVLFATIYTLIKRNTRDPIPNQAKLFEQSFHDSIEISSTPNKQEFNSPYVNKNESVVSISPTTDLDDEKLFYFDPNNLPHADWHKLGLSDKQIAVLKNYEKKGGRFKVKTDLKKIYSINERLYKRLEPYIQIKTIPDSERTKQQDRAPLLYDKFERNKAELIDINTCDTTALISLKGIGSILSKRILKYKDVLGGFYRIEQLKEVYGVTAETYDLIKDYIVVANLDGIKKININKVDANSLAKHPYLSPKDAKLIVNYRDQHGSYVNIEDLTKIGTLSDLAIAKIAPYLIFENDSR is encoded by the coding sequence ATGAAAAGGCTATTGGCTTATTTTAAATTTAGTAAAACAGAACAAAATGGATTTTTCATTATTTTGGTGATTATCGTTTTGTTTGCGACGATTTATACGCTGATTAAACGTAATACGAGAGATCCTATTCCAAATCAGGCCAAACTTTTTGAACAGTCCTTTCACGATTCTATAGAGATTTCCAGTACACCCAACAAACAGGAGTTTAATAGCCCCTATGTGAATAAAAACGAAAGTGTTGTATCCATCTCGCCGACTACAGATTTAGATGATGAAAAGCTATTTTATTTTGATCCAAATAATTTACCTCACGCTGATTGGCATAAGTTGGGACTTTCTGATAAACAGATTGCAGTACTGAAAAATTATGAAAAAAAGGGGGGGCGTTTTAAGGTAAAAACCGATCTGAAGAAAATTTACTCCATTAATGAGCGACTTTACAAGAGATTAGAGCCTTACATCCAAATAAAAACAATTCCCGATTCGGAACGAACGAAACAACAGGACAGAGCACCTTTGCTGTATGATAAATTTGAAAGAAATAAAGCTGAACTTATCGATATTAATACCTGTGATACTACGGCATTAATCAGTCTTAAAGGGATAGGCTCAATTCTATCCAAACGTATTTTGAAATATAAAGATGTTCTTGGTGGTTTCTATCGTATAGAACAGTTAAAGGAGGTTTATGGAGTTACGGCTGAAACGTATGATCTAATTAAAGACTATATTGTTGTAGCTAATTTAGATGGAATCAAAAAAATCAATATTAATAAAGTTGATGCAAATTCATTGGCTAAACATCCGTATCTTAGCCCTAAAGATGCGAAACTAATCGTCAATTATCGGGATCAACATGGAAGTTATGTCAATATAGAAGATTTGACAAAAATAGGAACACTTTCAGATCTTGCGATTGCGAAGATTGCGCCTTATTTAATATTTGAGAATGATTCAAGATAA
- a CDS encoding adenine phosphoribosyltransferase, which yields MIQDKLKLEIRDIVDFPKPGIVFKDITPLLKDAALCSEMVDAIIDQLQGIEIDAIAGIESRGFLFGFLLANRLGLPFIPIRKQGKLPFKTVSESYALEYGQATIEIHEDAFEKGSRILVHDDLLATGGTVVAASKLIERLGGEIVAYSFIISLDFLKAKGRLSRFSDNIFSLVSY from the coding sequence ATGATTCAAGATAAATTGAAATTGGAAATCCGGGATATTGTGGATTTTCCTAAACCTGGTATTGTCTTTAAAGATATTACCCCTTTGTTGAAAGATGCGGCATTGTGTAGCGAAATGGTTGATGCGATTATTGATCAATTGCAAGGAATAGAGATAGATGCTATTGCTGGAATTGAGAGCCGGGGTTTTCTATTTGGATTTTTACTTGCCAATAGGCTGGGCTTGCCTTTTATTCCAATTCGAAAACAAGGTAAATTACCTTTTAAGACCGTATCTGAATCTTATGCATTGGAATACGGCCAAGCAACGATTGAAATCCATGAAGATGCTTTTGAAAAAGGAAGCCGCATATTGGTTCACGACGACCTTTTAGCAACAGGGGGGACCGTCGTTGCCGCCAGTAAACTTATTGAAAGACTTGGTGGCGAGATCGTCGCTTATAGTTTTATCATCTCTTTAGACTTCCTAAAGGCGAAAGGAAGATTATCCAGGTTCAGTGATAATATCTTTTCATTGGTAAGTTATTAA
- the ispE gene encoding 4-(cytidine 5'-diphospho)-2-C-methyl-D-erythritol kinase — protein MILFANAKLNIGLQVIAKRTDGYHELNSVFYPLPIYDIIELLDTTATETTLNIQGEHIPGNLRDNLCIRAFELLEKDYGIPPVSIDLIKQIPIGAGLGGGSADASFVLKGLNTLFQLNLTEEQLAGYAAKLGADCPFFIANNPVFATGIGTDFKDLNLNLDGYHIAVIMPNIHISTAEAYAGVEPKVPEVNLEEAIRLPIQEWKFHIRNDFEDGIFESYPLLKEIKETLYQKGAIYASMSGSGAAIYGIFWEKTDLSELAKYGKIYHPTKL, from the coding sequence ATGATACTTTTTGCAAACGCTAAACTAAACATTGGACTGCAAGTAATTGCCAAGCGTACGGATGGTTATCATGAGCTGAACAGTGTTTTTTATCCACTTCCAATTTACGATATTATCGAATTATTGGATACGACTGCTACGGAGACAACACTAAATATTCAGGGAGAACATATCCCAGGAAATCTCCGTGATAACCTTTGTATAAGAGCTTTTGAATTGTTGGAAAAAGATTATGGCATTCCGCCCGTTTCAATTGATTTGATCAAACAAATTCCGATTGGAGCAGGCTTAGGGGGCGGTTCTGCCGACGCGTCTTTTGTTTTGAAAGGGCTCAATACGCTCTTTCAATTGAATCTTACAGAAGAGCAACTAGCGGGGTATGCCGCAAAGTTAGGAGCCGATTGCCCTTTTTTTATCGCAAATAATCCTGTTTTTGCAACAGGCATTGGGACTGATTTTAAAGACTTAAATCTAAATTTGGATGGCTACCATATTGCAGTCATTATGCCCAATATTCATATTTCTACAGCGGAAGCTTATGCTGGTGTAGAACCTAAGGTGCCCGAAGTTAATTTGGAAGAAGCAATTCGTTTACCTATCCAAGAATGGAAGTTCCATATTCGAAATGATTTTGAGGATGGTATTTTCGAGAGTTACCCATTGTTGAAAGAAATCAAAGAAACTTTATATCAAAAAGGAGCGATATATGCTTCTATGTCGGGCTCCGGAGCGGCTATTTATGGTATATTTTGGGAAAAAACAGATTTAAGCGAGCTTGCAAAATATGGCAAGATCTATCATCCAACCAAGCTGTAA
- a CDS encoding ATP cone domain-containing protein — protein sequence MQIKKYSGELVPFNGESLRHSLSRSGANADQVNQVYDKVLNEIYDGISTRELYQLAFDTLKTVRNSFAARYSLKKALRELGPEGFYFEKYIAHLLRSIGYESTTGQTVQGHAVSHELDVVAYKDGKLITAECKFRNDIDAKISVTTPMYYLSRFKDISNINYQFFGKQLQFQEGWLITNAYFTSDSIDFAKYYNINLLSWDYPKENSIKKRVDKAVFYPVTCLTTLSDLEEQQLLTNQLILVKDIVSNPEKLDLLNLTKERKEKVLNEARELINYQVEEEY from the coding sequence ATGCAAATCAAAAAATATTCTGGTGAATTGGTACCTTTCAATGGTGAATCGCTACGCCATTCGCTTTCTCGTTCCGGTGCCAATGCTGACCAGGTCAATCAGGTCTACGATAAGGTTCTCAACGAAATATATGATGGCATTTCAACAAGAGAACTCTATCAGCTGGCCTTTGATACTTTAAAAACAGTACGAAATTCCTTCGCCGCACGTTACAGCCTTAAGAAAGCCCTGCGTGAACTCGGCCCTGAAGGCTTCTACTTCGAAAAATACATTGCTCACCTATTACGATCCATCGGCTATGAAAGCACCACGGGACAGACCGTACAGGGGCATGCTGTTTCGCATGAATTGGACGTTGTCGCCTATAAGGACGGCAAACTGATTACCGCGGAGTGCAAATTTCGAAACGATATTGACGCTAAAATATCGGTCACAACACCTATGTATTACCTTTCCAGATTCAAAGATATCAGCAATATCAATTATCAGTTTTTTGGAAAGCAGCTGCAATTTCAAGAAGGCTGGCTGATTACCAATGCTTACTTCACTTCCGACTCGATTGATTTTGCTAAATATTATAATATCAACCTGCTCTCTTGGGATTACCCCAAAGAAAATAGCATTAAAAAAAGAGTAGATAAAGCAGTTTTCTATCCAGTCACTTGTCTAACAACGCTTTCAGACCTTGAGGAACAACAACTGCTCACAAATCAGCTTATTTTAGTGAAAGATATCGTTAGTAATCCCGAAAAATTGGATCTTCTAAACTTAACAAAAGAACGGAAAGAAAAGGTTTTAAATGAGGCTCGCGAACTCATAAACTATCAAGTGGAAGAAGAGTATTAA
- a CDS encoding DUF2892 domain-containing protein: MSNLLNFAFDKIKTKIEDDCIEENIGNSERVLSVIAGGFILGLGVKKLFKSPLTGLSGLTLGGALIYRGVTGHCDVKKVLEDKDIKKVEVIEHRYFVK, encoded by the coding sequence ATGAGTAACCTACTAAACTTTGCATTTGATAAGATAAAAACGAAGATCGAAGACGATTGTATCGAAGAAAATATTGGCAACTCTGAGCGTGTTTTGTCGGTGATTGCCGGCGGATTCATATTGGGCTTGGGTGTTAAAAAACTGTTTAAATCCCCACTTACTGGATTGTCTGGATTAACCCTTGGTGGAGCTTTGATCTATCGTGGCGTAACGGGTCATTGTGATGTTAAGAAAGTATTAGAAGATAAGGATATCAAAAAAGTTGAGGTGATTGAGCATCGCTATTTTGTTAAATAG